The following proteins are encoded in a genomic region of Enterocloster clostridioformis:
- the radA gene encoding DNA repair protein RadA, producing MAKAKTTAFFCKECGYESSKWMGQCPACKAWNSMVEEPVSKSAVSQGGLGRLSSGSQKSPIPAAKPSLLSEIDIEEQDRISTGFGELDRVLGDGIVAGSLVLVGGDPGIGKSTLLLQVCRNLAGAGQRVLYISGEESLKQIKIRANRIGPVTGELKFLCETSLEHIERAIDTENPQIAVIDSIQTMYREEISSAPGSVSQVRESTGILMQIAKSRGIAIFVVGHVTKEGVVAGPRVLEHMVDTVLYFEGDRNASYRILRSVKNRFGSTNEIGVFEMQEQGLAEVENPSEYMLDGRPEEASGAVVSCSFEGTRPILLEVQALVTETNFGMPRRTAAGTDYNRVNLLMAVLEKRCRYEMSRLDAYVNIAGGMKMNEPALDLAIIMALMSSYKDRPVDSKMLIFGEVGLSGEVRAVSQAGQRVNEAAKLGFTTCVLPKVCADKMKQVEGIRLIGVSNVREAIGII from the coding sequence ATGGCAAAAGCGAAAACCACCGCATTTTTCTGTAAGGAATGCGGATATGAATCATCCAAATGGATGGGGCAGTGTCCTGCCTGCAAAGCCTGGAATTCCATGGTGGAGGAACCGGTGTCAAAGTCAGCTGTCAGTCAGGGCGGTTTAGGGCGCCTGTCTTCGGGAAGCCAGAAATCCCCGATTCCGGCAGCCAAACCATCCCTTCTGTCAGAGATTGACATAGAGGAGCAGGACCGTATATCCACGGGCTTTGGAGAATTGGACCGGGTGCTGGGAGATGGAATCGTGGCCGGCTCCCTGGTGCTGGTGGGCGGAGATCCGGGTATCGGAAAATCCACCCTTCTGCTTCAGGTATGCCGGAATCTGGCAGGCGCGGGACAGCGGGTCCTGTACATATCAGGGGAGGAATCCCTGAAACAGATTAAAATAAGGGCCAACCGCATTGGCCCGGTAACCGGAGAGCTGAAATTCCTGTGTGAGACAAGCCTGGAGCATATTGAGAGGGCCATTGACACTGAGAATCCCCAGATTGCAGTCATTGACTCCATACAGACCATGTACAGGGAGGAGATATCCTCGGCTCCCGGAAGCGTCAGCCAGGTAAGGGAGTCCACGGGAATCCTGATGCAGATAGCAAAGAGCCGCGGAATTGCCATTTTCGTGGTGGGGCATGTGACAAAGGAAGGCGTGGTGGCAGGCCCAAGGGTATTGGAACATATGGTGGATACGGTACTTTATTTTGAGGGAGACAGGAATGCGTCCTACCGCATTCTGCGGAGTGTGAAGAACCGGTTTGGCTCTACCAATGAGATAGGTGTATTTGAGATGCAGGAACAGGGGCTGGCGGAGGTGGAGAATCCCTCCGAATATATGCTGGACGGCCGGCCTGAGGAAGCCTCCGGCGCAGTGGTGTCCTGTTCCTTTGAGGGCACCAGGCCCATCCTTTTAGAGGTACAGGCCCTGGTGACGGAAACCAATTTCGGTATGCCCAGGCGAACAGCGGCCGGTACGGATTACAACCGTGTCAACCTGCTGATGGCCGTGCTGGAGAAGCGCTGCCGCTATGAGATGTCGCGGCTGGACGCCTATGTGAACATCGCGGGAGGCATGAAGATGAACGAGCCCGCCCTGGACCTGGCCATTATCATGGCCCTTATGTCCAGCTACAAGGACAGGCCCGTGGATTCAAAGATGCTTATATTCGGGGAGGTGGGCCTGTCAGGAGAGGTCAGGGCCGTATCCCAGGCCGGCCAGCGTGTGAATGAGGCTGCCAAGCTGGGTTTTACCACCTGTGTGCTGCCAAAGGTATGCGCGGATAAGATGAAGCAGGTGGAGGGCATACGCCTGATTGGAGTTTCCAATGTGCGGGAGGCCATTGGAATCATATAA
- a CDS encoding ATP-dependent Clp protease ATP-binding subunit codes for MMERYTPQAQEALGLAVGVAETLNHGYVGTEHLLIGLLQEGTGVAAKVLEENGVEEDRVIELVSQLIAPNPTVQTADRTAYTPRARRVIENSYREAVRFKAAQIGTEHILIAMLREGDCVASRLLNTIGVNIQKLYIDLLAAMGEDAPAAKDDLQGARAGKRGNATPTLDSYSRNLTQLATAGKLDPVIGREQEIQRVIQILSRRTKNNPCLIGEPGVGKTAVVEGLAQMIASGDVPETIADKRVVTLDLSGMVAGSKYRGEFEERIKKVISEVVESGDVLLFIDEIHTIIGAGGAEGALDASNILKPSLARGEIQLIGATTINEYRKYIEKDSALERRFQPVTVDEPSEEESVAILKGLRSRYEEHHKVEITDDALEAAVKLSSRYINDRFLPDKAIDLIDEAASKVRLQNYTKPDKIKVYEAEIDGLEEAKEEAIKKEAYEKAGEIKKKQEKIREKIAQTMEKWQKDKESKKLIVSDNEIADVVSGWTRIPVRKLAEEESERLRNLEGILHQRVVGQEEAVTAISKAIRRGRVGLKDPKRPIGSFLFLGPTGVGKTELSKALSEAMFGTENALIRVDMSEYMEKHSVSKMIGSPPGYVGYDEGGQLSEKVRRNPYSVILFDEIEKAHPDVFNILLQVLDDGHITDAQGRKIDFKNTIIIMTSNAGAENIISPKRLGFGMVSDAKADYTFMKDRVMDEVKRLFKPEFLNRIDEIIVFHQLTREHIKGIADIMLGTISKRCKEQLGIGLEATDSAKEHLIDKGYDDKYGARPLRRTIQNLVEDRMAEEMLDGSIKAGSLVEVGFDGEKLTFTVKAKTARPKAASKPASKPAAAREGSEDEGKTVRGKSSAGRATGRKKETPAPKV; via the coding sequence ATGATGGAACGATATACACCACAGGCCCAGGAAGCGCTTGGGCTGGCAGTGGGCGTGGCAGAGACGCTGAACCATGGTTACGTGGGCACAGAGCATCTGCTCATCGGCCTGCTGCAGGAAGGGACCGGAGTGGCGGCCAAGGTACTGGAGGAAAACGGAGTGGAGGAAGACCGCGTCATTGAACTGGTGAGCCAGCTTATCGCCCCCAACCCAACGGTACAGACCGCGGACAGGACGGCCTATACCCCCAGGGCCCGCCGTGTCATAGAGAACAGCTACAGGGAGGCTGTCCGTTTTAAGGCAGCCCAGATAGGAACAGAGCACATTCTGATTGCCATGCTGAGGGAAGGGGATTGTGTAGCCAGCCGCCTTCTCAACACCATCGGGGTCAATATACAGAAGCTCTATATTGATCTGTTGGCAGCCATGGGTGAGGACGCCCCTGCCGCAAAGGATGACCTTCAGGGAGCCAGGGCCGGAAAGCGCGGCAATGCCACGCCTACCCTGGACAGCTACAGCAGGAACCTGACCCAGCTGGCTACAGCGGGAAAACTGGACCCTGTCATAGGGAGGGAGCAGGAGATCCAGCGCGTGATACAGATTCTGAGCCGCCGCACTAAGAATAACCCGTGTCTGATTGGCGAACCCGGCGTGGGCAAGACAGCCGTGGTAGAGGGTCTGGCCCAGATGATTGCGTCCGGCGATGTGCCTGAAACCATAGCAGACAAAAGGGTAGTGACCCTGGACCTGTCCGGTATGGTGGCAGGCTCCAAATACAGGGGTGAGTTCGAGGAGCGTATTAAGAAGGTCATCTCCGAGGTGGTGGAGTCCGGCGATGTGCTGCTGTTTATTGATGAGATACACACCATCATCGGGGCAGGCGGGGCCGAGGGCGCTCTGGATGCGTCCAATATATTAAAACCGTCCCTGGCCAGAGGTGAGATTCAGCTCATTGGAGCCACCACGATCAATGAGTACCGCAAATATATAGAGAAGGATTCTGCCCTGGAACGCCGTTTTCAGCCGGTGACCGTGGATGAGCCTTCAGAGGAGGAGTCCGTTGCCATACTTAAGGGGCTCAGAAGCCGTTATGAGGAGCATCACAAAGTAGAGATAACGGACGATGCCCTGGAGGCGGCAGTGAAGCTGTCCAGCCGTTATATTAACGACAGGTTTCTGCCGGATAAGGCCATCGACCTCATTGACGAGGCCGCTTCCAAGGTGCGTCTCCAGAACTACACAAAGCCGGATAAGATTAAGGTATACGAGGCTGAGATTGACGGTCTGGAGGAAGCCAAGGAGGAGGCCATCAAGAAGGAAGCCTACGAGAAGGCCGGAGAGATAAAGAAAAAACAGGAAAAGATACGGGAAAAGATAGCTCAGACCATGGAAAAATGGCAGAAGGACAAGGAGAGCAAAAAGCTGATTGTCAGCGACAATGAGATTGCGGATGTGGTATCCGGCTGGACCAGGATTCCGGTAAGGAAGCTGGCTGAGGAGGAATCAGAGCGTCTGAGAAATCTGGAAGGCATCCTGCACCAGAGGGTGGTGGGCCAGGAGGAGGCGGTAACAGCCATTTCCAAGGCCATCCGCAGAGGCAGGGTAGGTCTTAAGGACCCCAAGCGTCCCATTGGCTCCTTCCTGTTTCTGGGTCCCACAGGCGTGGGAAAGACGGAGCTGTCCAAGGCATTGTCAGAGGCCATGTTCGGTACGGAAAATGCCCTGATTCGCGTGGATATGTCTGAATATATGGAGAAACACAGCGTATCCAAGATGATAGGATCGCCGCCAGGATATGTGGGATATGATGAAGGAGGGCAGCTCAGCGAAAAGGTCCGCCGCAATCCCTACAGCGTCATCCTTTTTGACGAGATTGAAAAGGCCCATCCGGACGTGTTCAACATTCTGCTGCAGGTTTTGGATGACGGCCATATCACGGATGCCCAGGGACGAAAGATTGACTTTAAGAATACCATTATCATCATGACCTCCAATGCGGGGGCGGAGAATATCATTTCCCCCAAACGTCTGGGATTCGGCATGGTAAGCGATGCCAAGGCAGATTATACGTTCATGAAGGACCGAGTTATGGATGAGGTGAAACGCCTCTTTAAGCCTGAGTTTTTAAACCGTATTGATGAAATTATCGTGTTCCATCAGCTTACAAGAGAGCATATCAAGGGAATCGCGGATATCATGCTGGGCACCATCAGCAAACGCTGCAAGGAACAGCTGGGCATAGGGCTGGAGGCAACGGACAGCGCCAAAGAGCACCTGATCGATAAGGGTTATGACGACAAATACGGCGCAAGACCCCTGAGACGCACCATACAGAATCTGGTGGAGGACCGGATGGCTGAGGAGATGCTGGATGGCAGCATCAAAGCCGGCTCCCTGGTGGAAGTGGGATTTGACGGGGAAAAGCTTACCTTTACCGTGAAGGCAAAGACAGCCAGGCCGAAGGCAGCCTCCAAACCGGCCTCCAAACCGGCCGCTGCCAGGGAAGGTTCTGAAGATGAGGGAAAGACTGTGCGGGGCAAAAGCAGCGCCGGACGCGCTACAGGCAGGAAAAAGGAGACCCCGGCGCCTAAGGTTTAA
- a CDS encoding ATP--guanido phosphotransferase, whose product MSKWFEEIDCKNSNVIYSRIRLARNWDEYVFPSRMTATQCGEMVERLGEGLKGLKDQEGRDLSYSQLDQMQELEKMALRERRILNMACVNRKEPSGLLLSADESGSIVLGGDDHIRMQILSPGLKLDELWQKADVLDDYVNERFSYAFDEKYGYLTSFPTNVGTGLRACVVLHLPTLSQVRKFQSIVADMSRFGTAIRGLYGEGSDNYGSLYEVSNQRTLGQSEKEIVELVTKAAAQLNNQEMRVRSATLNTQRLEREDEAYKSYGVLKYARKMSEKDARIFISQLMAGEEDGLMKFNEECSLYSLIIGIKPANLNLWAKRPLDKDELDAVRAAYIRQNLPEIV is encoded by the coding sequence ATGAGTAAATGGTTTGAGGAAATAGACTGCAAAAACTCTAATGTGATATACAGCCGTATCCGTCTGGCCAGGAACTGGGATGAATATGTGTTTCCCTCCAGGATGACCGCCACGCAGTGCGGCGAGATGGTGGAACGTCTCGGGGAGGGCCTTAAAGGGCTTAAGGACCAGGAAGGCCGGGATTTAAGCTACAGTCAGCTGGACCAGATGCAGGAGCTGGAGAAGATGGCCCTCAGGGAGCGCAGAATCCTCAACATGGCCTGCGTCAACAGGAAGGAGCCGTCAGGACTGCTGCTGTCAGCCGATGAGTCGGGCAGCATAGTCCTGGGCGGGGATGATCACATCCGCATGCAGATACTGTCGCCCGGACTCAAACTGGATGAGCTGTGGCAGAAGGCGGATGTTCTGGACGATTACGTCAATGAACGGTTTTCCTATGCCTTTGACGAAAAATACGGATATCTCACCTCCTTTCCCACCAATGTGGGAACAGGACTGCGGGCCTGTGTGGTGCTTCATCTGCCAACCTTATCCCAGGTGCGCAAGTTCCAGAGCATTGTGGCGGATATGAGCCGGTTCGGAACCGCTATCCGCGGCCTGTACGGAGAGGGAAGCGACAACTATGGAAGTCTTTATGAGGTATCCAACCAGAGGACCCTGGGACAGTCCGAGAAGGAAATCGTGGAATTGGTTACAAAGGCAGCGGCCCAGCTCAACAACCAGGAAATGCGGGTCAGGAGCGCCACTCTTAACACCCAGCGTCTGGAGCGGGAGGATGAGGCATATAAGTCCTACGGCGTCTTAAAGTACGCCAGGAAGATGTCGGAGAAGGATGCCAGGATATTCATTTCCCAGCTCATGGCAGGGGAAGAGGACGGCCTGATGAAATTTAATGAGGAATGCTCCCTTTACAGCCTGATTATAGGAATTAAGCCTGCCAATTTAAATCTTTGGGCCAAACGGCCTCTGGATAAGGATGAGCTGGACGCTGTGAGGGCAGCTTATATAAGGCAGAATCTGCCTGAGATAGTCTAG
- a CDS encoding UvrB/UvrC motif-containing protein, translating into MLCERCKIREATIKYTEIINGIKTEHNLCSHCAKEMDFGQYSALLDGEFPLGKLLSGLLGLEDDEEETDVRGSVVCPTCGTSFDDFVENSRFGCADCYGVFDLFINDKMKQLQGSESHKGKHPKYRSTFEKEHPEAAGGSGEETQGNTDCLTEAGSRDSQTAVARKQIKELDAKLKEAVRQEDYELAASYRDQIKELKKEAGIHE; encoded by the coding sequence ATGTTATGTGAAAGATGTAAAATCCGGGAAGCCACGATCAAATACACTGAGATAATCAACGGCATAAAAACGGAACATAACCTTTGCTCTCACTGTGCGAAGGAGATGGATTTCGGCCAGTACTCCGCCCTCCTGGATGGGGAGTTTCCCCTGGGAAAGCTTCTTTCCGGCCTTCTGGGTCTGGAGGATGACGAGGAGGAAACCGATGTGAGGGGAAGCGTAGTCTGCCCCACCTGCGGAACCAGCTTCGACGACTTTGTGGAGAACAGCCGGTTCGGATGCGCTGACTGTTATGGCGTATTTGATTTGTTTATCAATGATAAGATGAAGCAACTTCAGGGAAGTGAGAGCCATAAGGGCAAACATCCCAAATACAGAAGTACATTTGAAAAGGAACACCCGGAGGCAGCCGGGGGCTCCGGGGAGGAAACCCAGGGGAACACAGACTGTTTGACAGAGGCCGGTTCCCGGGATTCCCAGACCGCTGTGGCCAGAAAGCAGATTAAGGAGTTAGACGCCAAGCTAAAGGAAGCAGTGCGCCAGGAGGATTATGAACTGGCGGCCAGCTACCGGGACCAGATTAAAGAACTGAAAAAGGAGGCTGGAATCCATGAGTAA
- a CDS encoding GntR family transcriptional regulator, translated as MFLKIDFNSDEAIYIQLRNQIIMGIATDMIREGDTLPSVRQMADYIGINMHTVNKAYSVLRQEGFVKLDRRKGAVVSLDVDKMQAIDDMRGDLDVVLAWGICKNISRDEIHHLVDEIYDKYTRGCMGTEDGQETGEG; from the coding sequence ATGTTCTTGAAGATTGATTTCAACAGTGATGAAGCAATCTATATACAGCTGCGCAACCAGATTATCATGGGGATTGCCACGGACATGATACGGGAGGGGGATACTCTGCCCTCTGTCCGTCAAATGGCTGATTATATCGGCATCAACATGCATACAGTTAATAAGGCATATTCTGTGTTACGCCAGGAAGGTTTTGTAAAGCTGGACCGGCGCAAGGGCGCTGTGGTCAGCCTGGACGTGGATAAGATGCAGGCCATTGACGACATGCGGGGAGACCTGGATGTGGTTCTGGCCTGGGGTATCTGCAAGAATATCAGCCGGGATGAAATCCATCATCTGGTGGATGAGATTTATGATAAATACACCCGCGGGTGTATGGGGACGGAAGACGGCCAGGAGACCGGGGAAGGTTAG
- the tnpA gene encoding IS200/IS605 family transposase: protein MSETIRKSHNVSVLMYHFVCPAKYRRVVIDEDVDRVIKETCEGIQERYEIRFLEVGTDKDHIHFLIQSVPTYSPKKIIQIVKSIIAREVFAKCPQVKKKLWGGEFWTDGYYVATVSEHGNEQIISRYVKEQGQEKNYKTIYKNVEKTKQYSIWDYM, encoded by the coding sequence ATGAGTGAAACAATACGCAAGTCACACAATGTATCAGTACTCATGTATCATTTCGTATGTCCAGCAAAATATAGAAGAGTAGTAATAGATGAAGATGTAGATAGGGTAATCAAAGAAACGTGTGAGGGAATTCAGGAAAGGTATGAAATAAGATTTTTGGAAGTAGGTACAGATAAAGACCATATACATTTTCTTATCCAGTCAGTGCCTACATATAGTCCAAAAAAAATCATCCAAATAGTGAAGAGCATCATAGCCCGGGAGGTGTTCGCGAAATGTCCACAAGTGAAGAAAAAATTGTGGGGAGGAGAATTCTGGACAGATGGCTATTACGTAGCAACGGTGAGTGAACATGGGAATGAGCAAATCATAAGTAGATATGTGAAAGAACAGGGACAGGAAAAAAATTATAAAACAATCTATAAAAACGTAGAGAAAACAAAGCAGTATAGCATATGGGATTATATGTAG
- a CDS encoding GNAT family N-acetyltransferase, whose product MKIHLKKLCPSDGDDIYEMLQEFPENENGFITPALTSIDAYKSWLADNAASGNQTGLVDGWKVPQTIYWLFIDGKPVGYGKIRHILTDKLLADGGTIGYSIRPGQRNKGFGKILLSELIKECSDMGIEKALLTIHKNNTASIKTALDNHGVIEKSSDTLHYIWIKCC is encoded by the coding sequence ATGAAAATTCATCTAAAAAAACTGTGCCCCAGCGACGGTGATGACATATATGAAATGTTACAGGAATTTCCTGAAAATGAAAATGGATTCATCACCCCTGCCCTCACGTCAATTGATGCGTATAAGTCCTGGTTGGCTGACAATGCTGCATCCGGCAATCAAACAGGTCTCGTTGACGGATGGAAGGTTCCGCAGACCATTTACTGGCTGTTCATAGACGGCAAACCAGTTGGATATGGAAAAATACGTCATATTTTGACCGATAAACTCCTTGCTGACGGGGGAACAATAGGCTATTCCATACGTCCTGGTCAAAGGAATAAAGGATTTGGTAAGATACTTCTCTCGGAGTTAATAAAAGAATGTTCTGACATGGGCATTGAAAAAGCACTGCTGACCATTCACAAAAACAATACGGCATCCATTAAGACAGCCTTAGATAATCATGGAGTAATCGAAAAATCAAGTGATACCCTGCACTATATTTGGATTAAATGTTGTTAA
- a CDS encoding Crp/Fnr family transcriptional regulator — MTAKEALEKADFFSAASAGSRDEIAGFAYIRRYGKGAHVFYDREESTCLYFLVEGVASLYKINSLVMVLPADRFIQVMDKDGRLAREVMGAMALKIRRLYRQLKNTTNAPSGEKRLAAKLFKLGKDYGVCSGDGTLIEMNSSILLRPKQALR; from the coding sequence ATGACAGCAAAGGAAGCTTTGGAGAAGGCAGACTTTTTCAGCGCGGCCAGTGCAGGCAGCCGGGATGAAATCGCGGGTTTTGCCTATATACGCAGGTATGGCAAGGGAGCGCACGTGTTTTATGACAGGGAGGAGAGTACATGCCTGTATTTTCTGGTGGAGGGCGTGGCGTCCCTGTATAAGATCAATTCCCTGGTAATGGTGCTGCCGGCAGACCGGTTTATTCAGGTTATGGATAAGGACGGCAGGCTGGCCAGGGAAGTCATGGGGGCCATGGCTCTTAAAATCCGCCGGCTGTACCGCCAGCTTAAGAATACCACCAATGCCCCCAGCGGTGAGAAGCGCCTGGCGGCAAAGCTTTTTAAACTGGGCAAAGATTACGGGGTATGTTCAGGGGACGGAACTCTGATTGAAATGAACTCTTCGATTCTTCTCCGCCCAAAGCAGGCCTTGCGGTAA
- the mobB gene encoding molybdopterin-guanine dinucleotide biosynthesis protein B: MRHGWGSVILSGGQGRRMGGIDKGGLDFKGESFRGHIQKQLQALEIPCYLSRVCYGGRGDREGGLEVIEDAVKGAKGQWIGPMGGIWSCFQSTGLEGLFFVSCDMPLFRKEMAVILMERWEPGADAVLWRTRDGRIQPMCGFYAATCMEALGDTIRGGNYRLMKFLDAVRCIVVDTSEAHIPDIWFANVNSPSAYRSLGELRTPVMAVSGRKDTGKTALLEMLVRELARVGIRSAVIKHDGHEFEADVPGTDSRRIKDAGAYGTVVYSGTKFSMTKEQPSMEAEDFFGFFPEADIIFLEGQKYSDVPKLEVLRKEVSNVPVCRPETVLAYIWSGENGWSENAGPAGESRRNGKCPVLTADQKDRILEIVIEHMDRYSRGDERDEL, from the coding sequence ATGAGGCATGGGTGGGGAAGTGTGATTTTGTCGGGAGGACAGGGACGCCGTATGGGCGGTATCGACAAAGGAGGACTGGACTTTAAGGGAGAGTCTTTCCGCGGGCATATCCAGAAGCAGCTTCAGGCCCTGGAAATCCCATGTTACCTGTCGCGGGTCTGCTATGGGGGCAGGGGGGACAGGGAAGGCGGACTGGAAGTGATTGAGGATGCCGTAAAGGGGGCCAAGGGACAGTGGATTGGCCCCATGGGCGGCATATGGTCCTGCTTTCAGAGCACAGGACTTGAGGGGCTGTTCTTTGTCTCATGTGATATGCCTTTATTCAGGAAAGAGATGGCGGTAATTCTGATGGAGCGTTGGGAACCGGGGGCGGACGCGGTGCTGTGGAGGACCAGGGACGGCCGTATACAGCCCATGTGCGGCTTTTACGCGGCCACCTGTATGGAGGCTCTGGGAGACACGATCCGTGGGGGAAATTACCGGCTGATGAAGTTCCTGGACGCTGTCCGCTGTATTGTGGTGGATACGTCAGAGGCCCACATACCGGATATATGGTTTGCCAATGTGAATTCTCCCTCCGCGTACAGGAGCCTGGGAGAGCTTCGCACGCCTGTGATGGCCGTAAGCGGCAGGAAGGATACCGGTAAGACAGCCCTTTTAGAGATGCTGGTCAGGGAACTGGCCAGAGTGGGAATCCGGTCCGCGGTAATCAAACATGACGGCCATGAGTTTGAGGCGGATGTTCCGGGAACCGACAGCCGGAGGATAAAGGATGCGGGGGCATACGGCACGGTGGTGTACTCCGGCACCAAATTTTCCATGACAAAGGAGCAGCCTTCCATGGAGGCAGAGGATTTCTTCGGTTTCTTCCCGGAGGCAGACATTATTTTCCTGGAAGGGCAGAAATATTCGGATGTTCCAAAGCTGGAGGTGTTGAGAAAGGAAGTCTCCAATGTCCCGGTGTGCAGGCCGGAAACAGTGCTGGCTTATATATGGAGCGGGGAGAACGGCTGGAGCGAAAATGCCGGTCCGGCCGGGGAAAGCCGCCGGAATGGGAAATGTCCCGTGCTCACAGCGGATCAGAAGGACCGCATCCTGGAAATTGTGATTGAGCACATGGACAGGTACAGCCGGGGAGACGAAAGGGATGAGCTATGA
- a CDS encoding diguanylate cyclase produces the protein MKRKLIGTWHAAAFLTFCFVLALTASGVFYNQRGKLAGEFGNMVAANLTSYTQAQKRYLNSSITDAWNTLKGISGLVEQIVPEYTEDSLNEYLDQLNLQNRDYMIEYLSLKELERRLRNQQAAERDWTLFRKIEQGTGVVSDIWDWKKAGNQSVFTVAEPVWKNGKVIGVLQTRLEPLTITEQVPEASAFTRSSTLIVRRDGTILASENHNRGDISTGNLFVSVKTSGITDEVVRQMEECFYGDGSDSFMFEGKGDSYYFSWDYLGYNEWYIVNFVRSPDVAIHYENILKELIYASLFLIGLTAVLGGGIVVLFLHYRRSLDFETKKYGLLAEFSDTALFEYDRRKDILEFTNNARRILMLDELRISHVMGKKIRTDLFLQEDRKVMEDMLRSRTGSWEDNIQYAELRLKSISGEYHWFGCHYKTITSDTGTVVKVVGKLADISRQRSREQELREQAMRDVLTGIYNKAGERLIDRMVKEKGQGLFLMLDLNDFKSINDTMGHAAGDAILTELGRVLKGNCRENDIVARIGGDEFVMFLPGVFDRQTGKRKIGEIQESLRTVRISTWGIRGIKASIGAALCPEDGMDYGTLYKAADEAMYQAKEQSKNRNESGEAGEENHDRTIS, from the coding sequence ATGAAACGAAAGTTAATTGGAACATGGCATGCCGCGGCCTTTTTAACGTTCTGCTTTGTGCTCGCACTGACGGCCAGCGGTGTTTTTTACAATCAGCGGGGGAAGCTGGCAGGGGAATTCGGAAACATGGTGGCGGCTAACCTGACCTCTTATACCCAGGCCCAGAAACGTTATCTGAACAGCTCCATCACGGATGCCTGGAATACACTGAAAGGGATTTCAGGACTGGTTGAACAGATTGTCCCGGAATATACGGAGGATTCCCTGAACGAGTATCTGGACCAGCTTAATTTGCAGAACAGGGACTATATGATAGAATACCTGTCCCTGAAAGAGCTGGAGAGAAGACTGAGGAACCAGCAGGCGGCGGAACGTGACTGGACCCTGTTCCGTAAGATTGAGCAGGGAACAGGCGTGGTGTCCGATATATGGGACTGGAAGAAGGCGGGAAACCAGTCTGTGTTCACGGTTGCGGAACCGGTCTGGAAGAATGGGAAAGTGATTGGAGTGCTGCAGACCAGACTGGAGCCCCTGACCATCACGGAACAGGTGCCTGAAGCCAGTGCGTTTACGCGCAGCAGCACCCTCATTGTGAGACGTGACGGGACCATCCTTGCCAGTGAGAACCACAACCGGGGCGATATATCCACCGGGAACCTGTTTGTCTCCGTAAAGACATCCGGCATTACGGATGAGGTAGTGAGGCAGATGGAAGAATGCTTCTACGGGGACGGGTCAGACAGCTTTATGTTTGAGGGGAAGGGGGATTCCTATTATTTTTCCTGGGATTACCTGGGGTATAATGAATGGTATATCGTGAATTTTGTACGCTCGCCGGATGTGGCCATTCATTATGAAAATATTTTAAAGGAGCTTATCTATGCCAGCCTGTTTCTGATTGGCCTTACGGCTGTCCTGGGCGGCGGAATCGTAGTCTTGTTTCTACATTACCGGAGAAGCCTTGATTTTGAGACTAAGAAGTACGGTCTACTGGCGGAATTTTCTGACACGGCCCTCTTTGAATACGACAGGAGAAAGGATATACTGGAATTTACCAACAATGCCAGGCGCATACTGATGCTGGATGAGCTGAGAATCAGCCATGTCATGGGAAAAAAGATCAGGACAGACCTGTTCCTCCAGGAGGACAGGAAGGTTATGGAGGATATGTTAAGAAGCAGGACCGGCAGCTGGGAGGACAATATCCAGTATGCGGAGCTGAGGCTTAAGAGTATTTCCGGTGAGTATCACTGGTTTGGCTGCCATTATAAGACCATTACTTCTGATACGGGAACCGTTGTCAAGGTGGTGGGAAAGCTGGCGGACATTTCACGGCAGAGAAGCAGGGAGCAGGAGCTTCGGGAACAGGCCATGCGGGACGTGCTTACTGGAATCTACAACAAAGCAGGTGAAAGGCTGATTGACCGGATGGTTAAGGAAAAAGGACAGGGACTGTTTCTGATGCTGGATTTAAATGATTTTAAAAGCATCAACGACACCATGGGCCATGCGGCGGGGGACGCCATACTCACTGAGCTGGGAAGGGTCTTAAAAGGAAACTGCAGGGAAAATGATATAGTGGCCCGCATTGGCGGGGATGAATTTGTCATGTTCCTGCCAGGGGTATTTGACAGGCAGACAGGAAAACGGAAGATAGGGGAAATACAGGAAAGTCTCAGGACAGTCAGGATATCTACCTGGGGCATTAGGGGAATCAAGGCCAGCATAGGCGCCGCCCTGTGCCCGGAGGACGGGATGGATTACGGGACTCTGTATAAGGCTGCGGACGAGGCCATGTATCAGGCCAAGGAGCAGTCCAAAAACCGGAATGAGAGCGGGGAGGCAGGAGAAGAAAACCATGACAGGACAATATCATGA